TCCAAGATTTCCTCTGCAATAGTCGTTCAATGAAACCGATACATTTAAGAAATGAGTCCTGCCGATGATTGAACTTTTTTTTCCGAAAAAACATTCCGCGCTTTGTTTGAATTCCGCATTTTTCGGTTTTTTCGCACATACGGGATTTGTAAGAGGATTGCAGGAAATAGGATTCCAGCCTTCGGTCATCACAGGTTCCAGCGCCGGTGCATTGATCGGAGCTCTGTTTGCATCCGGTGCGGATATGAAAGAAGTCCAAATGATGATTTTGGGTTTGAAAAAGTCGGACTTTTGGGAAGGCAATTCCTTCACTCAAATCGGTAGATTGATTAAAAAAGGATTCAAAGGATACAGCGGGATTCTTACCGGCAAGTCCACAAGAAAATTATTATATCCTTATTTAGGAACGAAAAACTTTTCGGACCTTCCGATCAGATTGGGTATCGCAGTATCAAATTTAACGAAAGCTAAAAGACAACTGGTCGTGGAAGGAAACGTCTTGGATGCGGTAATGGCATCCATCGCATTTCCTTTCTTATACGAAGTTCAAAACGTAAAAGGAGATGAGTTTTTGGACGGAGGAATAGGGGATGGGGAACCTATCAAAGAACTGATATTGGACCCAAGCATAGACAGAA
The nucleotide sequence above comes from Leptospira kobayashii. Encoded proteins:
- a CDS encoding patatin-like phospholipase family protein; translation: MIELFFPKKHSALCLNSAFFGFFAHTGFVRGLQEIGFQPSVITGSSAGALIGALFASGADMKEVQMMILGLKKSDFWEGNSFTQIGRLIKKGFKGYSGILTGKSTRKLLYPYLGTKNFSDLPIRLGIAVSNLTKAKRQLVVEGNVLDAVMASIAFPFLYEVQNVKGDEFLDGGIGDGEPIKELILDPSIDRIIIHQINNNKPLGSSVIKRALDSSFQIIDSENEELKTLLAEARGKKLVRLVTNTPFLSPGDFSQGKFALAEGLGTAYKNKDQILGQFVLPGFPF